A region from the Flavobacteriales bacterium genome encodes:
- a CDS encoding DUF3078 domain-containing protein, whose translation MKQRALTIACAILFTSGVWAQEAAQDTTWKTGGLVAINLSQVSLTNWAAGGFSSISGNAALNLFANMKEGKNTWDNTLSLGYGLLKQGDDGDVQKTDDRIDLSSKYGREAWNPKWYYSALANFRTQFTEGLGSEVELSDGSTERYVISDLLAPAYVLASLGLDYKPNDKFTVFISPVTAKFTIVNDDVLAAGGAFGVDPGVVGYTEEDGFFVVEEGSNSRSEFGGYLKSSYTTDIMENVKFSTMLDLFSNYENPTYIDVNWDALIGMKVNDYINVTLGTTVLYDHDIKIVDEDGDVGPRTQFRQIFGIGFAYTL comes from the coding sequence ATGAAACAAAGAGCACTTACAATCGCATGTGCCATACTATTCACTTCTGGGGTTTGGGCCCAAGAAGCAGCGCAAGACACCACCTGGAAGACCGGTGGTCTGGTCGCTATCAATCTCTCGCAAGTCAGCTTGACCAATTGGGCTGCTGGAGGATTCAGCTCCATTTCAGGAAATGCAGCCCTCAACCTTTTTGCCAATATGAAGGAAGGCAAGAATACTTGGGACAACACGCTGTCTCTGGGCTATGGACTCCTCAAGCAAGGAGATGATGGAGACGTGCAGAAGACCGATGACCGCATCGACCTATCATCGAAGTATGGTAGAGAAGCTTGGAACCCGAAGTGGTATTACAGTGCTTTGGCCAATTTCAGAACCCAGTTCACAGAGGGATTGGGAAGTGAAGTAGAATTGTCAGATGGAAGTACTGAGCGCTATGTCATCTCTGACCTGTTGGCTCCAGCCTATGTGCTGGCTTCTTTGGGTCTGGACTACAAACCCAATGACAAGTTCACTGTATTCATCTCTCCGGTAACAGCCAAATTCACCATCGTCAATGACGATGTATTGGCCGCAGGAGGAGCTTTCGGTGTAGACCCAGGGGTGGTAGGATATACGGAAGAAGACGGATTCTTCGTAGTCGAAGAGGGTTCCAACAGCCGATCAGAATTCGGAGGATATCTGAAATCCAGCTACACCACAGATATCATGGAGAATGTGAAGTTCTCTACTATGTTGGATCTCTTCTCGAATTATGAGAACCCAACCTACATCGATGTCAATTGGGATGCCCTCATCGGAATGAAAGTCAATGACTACATCAACGTTACCCTAGGCACTACGGTTCTTTATGACCACGATATCAAAATTGTGGATGAAGACGGTGATGTCGGTCCTCGCACACAGTTCCGTCAGATTTTCGGCATCGGATTCGCATATACGTTGTAA
- a CDS encoding mechanosensitive ion channel: MNLLNELKEALTRSLEMILDGFASALPKLILVIILLLVGWMVSKLVKKLIVKALKLIKLDDAMDRLELSPTLSGIGISSTAGFIGSVAYWMIMLIFLLTIAEVINMSILSEGIAAILSYIPQLLIALVILIFGMFIANMIKNLVYNATDSIGLKGARVISNIVYYVLFIFIAITAINQTGVDTSIITSNVTLIFGAMLLAFGISYGVASKDIMANMLSTFYRKDKFRIGTRIRVNGIEGVIKEMDSLSITLEHEGKQTVIPMKHLVENVVEVLH, from the coding sequence ATGAATCTATTGAACGAACTCAAAGAAGCTCTGACCCGATCTTTGGAGATGATACTCGATGGCTTTGCGAGTGCATTGCCCAAACTCATCCTTGTCATCATCTTACTCCTGGTAGGTTGGATGGTATCCAAATTGGTAAAGAAGCTTATCGTAAAGGCCCTCAAGCTCATCAAACTAGATGATGCCATGGACCGTTTGGAATTGAGCCCTACCCTGTCAGGAATCGGGATCTCCAGTACAGCTGGATTCATCGGTTCAGTAGCCTATTGGATGATCATGCTCATATTCTTGCTCACTATAGCAGAGGTCATCAATATGTCCATTCTATCTGAAGGAATCGCTGCTATCCTATCCTACATTCCTCAATTGCTCATAGCACTGGTCATTCTCATATTCGGGATGTTCATCGCCAATATGATCAAGAACCTGGTCTACAATGCGACCGATTCTATCGGCCTGAAGGGTGCGCGGGTGATCAGTAATATCGTGTACTACGTGCTCTTCATATTCATTGCCATCACCGCCATCAATCAGACCGGAGTGGATACCAGTATCATCACTTCCAATGTCACACTCATCTTCGGTGCTATGTTGTTGGCATTCGGCATCAGCTATGGCGTGGCATCAAAAGATATCATGGCCAATATGCTCTCGACCTTCTATCGCAAGGACAAGTTCAGAATAGGTACGCGGATACGGGTCAACGGTATAGAAGGAGTGATCAAAGAAATGGATAGTCTATCCATCACTTTAGAACACGAGGGGAAACAGACTGTCATCCCCATGAAACATCTAGTGGAGAATGTCGTAGAGGTCCTCCACTGA
- a CDS encoding RNA polymerase sigma factor, with amino-acid sequence MAKESDEDIVRKIVETNEHELFGELYERYKTKVYHKCISFSKDQDEAKDLLHDVFLKTFTSLSRFSGRSSFSTWLYSITYNYCVDYARSKRKRRTEDIDERWDISDKDDEKNERELMSMHAERLGSVLDRISPNEKAILLMKYQDGFSIKEIMGMLELSESAVKMRIKRAKASALENYQELFAEDLI; translated from the coding sequence TTGGCTAAAGAATCGGACGAGGATATCGTCAGGAAAATAGTAGAGACCAATGAGCATGAGCTCTTTGGAGAATTATACGAGCGATACAAGACCAAGGTCTACCACAAGTGTATCTCATTCTCCAAAGATCAAGACGAGGCTAAAGATCTGCTACACGATGTTTTCTTGAAGACATTCACCAGTTTGTCCAGGTTCTCCGGTCGGTCCTCATTCTCGACCTGGCTGTACAGTATCACGTACAACTATTGCGTGGACTATGCTCGCAGCAAGAGGAAGCGGAGGACTGAAGACATCGATGAAAGGTGGGATATAAGTGATAAGGACGATGAAAAAAATGAACGCGAACTCATGTCCATGCATGCCGAACGCTTGGGAAGCGTATTGGATCGAATCAGTCCCAATGAAAAGGCCATTCTGCTGATGAAGTATCAGGATGGATTCTCGATCAAGGAGATCATGGGAATGCTGGAATTGAGTGAGAGCGCGGTGAAAATGAGGATAAAGAGAGCAAAAGCAAGTGCACTGGAAAACTATCAAGAACTATTTGCAGAGGACCTGATATGA
- a CDS encoding AMP-binding protein has product MIDDSFKISGRPYQEWLKDHAGSTDAFHQQIILQIERWSSDAEVMHLKTSGSTGEPKSIALKKDWMMHSARATAKRLDLAQGQSALLCLPVQFIGGLMMLVRAMVLGMDIYPIQPSMDPELPAQGKFDFAAMTPPQVTSLLDRGNVLERIHCLIIGGAPVSALLESRIREAKTSIYSTYGMTETASHIALRALNGDERARYFRGLPGVEFSTDDQHALAIRIPFMDDTVIQTRDVVELLDAQRFIWRGRIDHVINSGGLKVHPEEIESALAQYIPHPFIIHSIPDPVLGEKVVLTIESEQVGPLSPELRSVIQGLGAKRPREVFSIKRFPRTASGKILRLIDISGIQPIDLDL; this is encoded by the coding sequence ATGATCGATGATTCCTTCAAGATATCGGGTCGGCCCTATCAGGAATGGCTGAAAGATCACGCAGGATCGACCGATGCTTTTCATCAGCAGATCATCTTGCAGATAGAGCGATGGAGCTCGGATGCTGAAGTCATGCACCTGAAGACTTCCGGTTCGACCGGAGAGCCAAAGAGCATTGCCTTGAAGAAAGACTGGATGATGCACTCGGCCCGAGCGACTGCAAAAAGACTTGACTTGGCTCAAGGTCAGAGCGCTCTACTCTGTTTGCCTGTGCAATTCATTGGAGGGCTCATGATGCTCGTTCGCGCGATGGTACTAGGTATGGACATCTATCCCATCCAGCCCTCCATGGATCCCGAACTCCCGGCCCAAGGAAAATTCGACTTTGCAGCGATGACGCCTCCTCAAGTAACGTCTCTACTGGATAGAGGAAATGTGCTAGAACGTATACACTGTTTGATCATCGGTGGAGCACCCGTCTCAGCCCTACTGGAATCCCGGATCAGAGAAGCAAAGACTTCTATCTACAGTACCTATGGAATGACAGAGACCGCAAGCCATATCGCTCTGCGTGCGCTCAATGGGGATGAGCGTGCTAGGTATTTCAGAGGCCTCCCCGGAGTAGAGTTCTCGACCGATGATCAGCATGCTCTTGCCATTCGTATCCCCTTTATGGATGATACGGTCATTCAGACCCGTGACGTGGTAGAACTCTTGGATGCACAGCGTTTCATTTGGAGAGGGCGTATCGACCACGTGATCAATTCCGGTGGATTGAAGGTCCATCCAGAAGAGATAGAGTCTGCATTGGCACAATACATACCTCATCCATTCATCATCCATAGCATTCCCGATCCAGTGCTGGGTGAAAAGGTAGTTCTGACGATAGAATCCGAACAGGTAGGACCATTATCACCCGAACTCCGATCAGTCATTCAAGGTCTTGGAGCCAAGAGACCTCGTGAGGTGTTCTCGATCAAACGCTTCCCTCGAACGGCTTCTGGAAAGATCCTTCGGCTGATCGATATCTCAGGGATACAGCCTATAGACCTGGACTTATAA
- a CDS encoding o-succinylbenzoate synthase — MTEKTSWIIEVSHQGQDYYGECGLLAGLSIDDREGYRSVLAESLVAFENDALDLGSLHDWPSIRCGWEMLLNCLENEDPSMVYSSEFRKGRPIPINGLIWMADAASMQSQIEARLEDGFDCIKMKIGAIDVEKELALLKSLRKRFDSSQIEIRVDANGAFSPKEAAELLPRLADLEIHSIEQPIARGQWDEMARLCQEGVLPIALDEELIGITDPTHQARMVQHISPQYLILKPSLIGGFQVADRWIELAESIDAGWWATSALESNIGLNAIAQWCGTKDLVLPQGLGTGSLYLNNIPSPLSVKHGQIAYDRSQVWDYSPLHDR, encoded by the coding sequence ATGACGGAAAAAACAAGCTGGATCATCGAGGTCTCACATCAAGGTCAAGACTACTATGGTGAATGCGGTCTGCTTGCAGGATTGAGTATAGATGACAGGGAAGGCTACCGTTCAGTCCTGGCAGAATCACTTGTTGCCTTTGAGAATGATGCATTGGATCTTGGTTCTTTGCATGACTGGCCCAGTATACGCTGTGGTTGGGAGATGCTCTTGAACTGTCTGGAAAACGAAGACCCTTCAATGGTCTATTCCAGTGAATTCAGAAAAGGGAGACCCATACCCATCAATGGCCTCATATGGATGGCCGATGCTGCCTCCATGCAGTCCCAAATAGAAGCCAGACTGGAAGATGGATTCGATTGTATTAAGATGAAGATCGGGGCCATAGACGTGGAAAAAGAACTCGCTCTGTTGAAGTCACTCCGCAAACGATTCGATTCTTCCCAGATAGAGATCCGGGTGGACGCAAATGGCGCATTCAGTCCGAAGGAAGCTGCAGAACTCCTCCCGCGATTGGCCGACTTGGAGATTCACTCTATTGAGCAGCCTATTGCTCGCGGACAGTGGGATGAAATGGCCCGACTCTGCCAAGAAGGGGTGCTACCCATTGCTTTGGATGAGGAATTGATCGGAATTACCGACCCTACTCATCAAGCTAGGATGGTCCAGCATATCTCCCCCCAGTACTTGATTCTTAAGCCCTCCTTGATCGGAGGGTTCCAAGTGGCCGATCGATGGATAGAGCTTGCTGAGTCCATAGATGCGGGATGGTGGGCCACTTCTGCCTTGGAATCCAATATCGGACTCAACGCTATCGCGCAGTGGTGTGGGACCAAGGACCTAGTGCTACCTCAGGGATTAGGCACCGGAAGTTTATATCTGAACAACATTCCCTCCCCGCTCAGCGTCAAGCATGGACAGATAGCCTATGACCGATCCCAGGTGTGGGACTATAGCCCCTTACATGATCGATGA
- the menA gene encoding 1,4-dihydroxy-2-naphthoate octaprenyltransferase, whose protein sequence is MSRSEPTLADWVHASRLRTLPLALSTIITGAALVIDHHPENFSLPIFILTIWTTILLQILSNWANDFGDFTHGTDDETRLGPMRSMQSGRISVLQMRSAIVILAITCLVSGLVLLYCSGILLSLSGFLFICFGLLAIWAAIRYTAGQNPYGYAGWGDLAVFIFFGLLGVLGSSYLHLKSIPLTLHVLPASSMGFLSAAVLNLNNMRDAKDDRHKGKTTMAVRLGAYTSKIYHACLISFGLISMIIYSILSYESPLDFLYLVISPVLLLHVIQVFKVETSRDLDPELKKVALSTFFMSVLLFIAQIL, encoded by the coding sequence GTGAGCAGGTCTGAGCCAACTCTGGCAGATTGGGTGCATGCTTCACGTCTACGCACCTTACCCTTGGCACTGAGTACCATCATCACTGGAGCAGCCTTGGTCATCGACCATCACCCCGAAAACTTCTCCTTGCCGATCTTCATCCTTACCATCTGGACCACCATCCTTCTACAAATCCTATCGAACTGGGCCAATGATTTCGGAGACTTCACGCATGGTACGGACGATGAGACCCGGCTCGGTCCCATGCGCTCTATGCAAAGTGGGCGCATCAGTGTCCTTCAGATGCGAAGCGCCATTGTCATCCTTGCAATCACCTGTCTGGTAAGCGGTCTTGTTCTTCTTTACTGCAGCGGAATATTGCTGAGCCTCAGCGGATTCCTATTCATCTGCTTCGGTCTATTGGCCATTTGGGCTGCGATACGTTACACAGCAGGTCAAAATCCGTATGGTTACGCAGGTTGGGGTGATCTGGCCGTATTCATCTTCTTCGGATTGCTCGGAGTACTAGGTAGCTCCTACCTGCACTTGAAGAGCATACCCCTCACACTACACGTACTGCCAGCATCCAGTATGGGATTTTTGAGTGCGGCCGTGCTCAATTTGAACAACATGCGAGATGCCAAGGACGACCGCCATAAGGGAAAGACCACCATGGCCGTTCGGTTGGGAGCATACACGTCCAAGATCTACCATGCGTGCTTGATCAGCTTTGGCTTGATCAGCATGATCATCTACTCTATTCTGAGCTATGAGAGTCCTCTGGATTTCTTGTATCTAGTGATCAGCCCTGTTCTTCTGCTTCATGTCATACAGGTATTCAAAGTGGAGACGAGTAGGGACTTGGATCCAGAACTCAAAAAAGTAGCCTTGAGCACTTTCTTCATGTCTGTCTTGTTGTTCATCGCACAAATCCTTTGA
- a CDS encoding TerB family tellurite resistance protein — MSLAELFESGEMKEHKGAFRNLVLIAKADGFISEVEKEMLDRMGDFLGLRDDQKADILSNPEKYPINPPVSLQERRERLVDLVRMVMVDGEIDAREMKVLYKCGVGLGYKDTDLPYLVNRIQHYILQGMDRNGVIEAMLSEQV, encoded by the coding sequence ATGTCATTGGCAGAACTTTTCGAATCAGGTGAGATGAAGGAGCATAAAGGCGCCTTTCGCAACCTAGTGCTCATTGCCAAGGCCGATGGATTCATCAGTGAAGTGGAGAAAGAGATGCTGGACCGTATGGGAGATTTCCTAGGTCTACGAGATGACCAAAAGGCAGACATCCTCAGTAATCCGGAGAAATATCCCATCAATCCACCGGTCAGTCTGCAGGAACGGAGAGAACGCTTGGTGGATCTCGTACGGATGGTGATGGTGGATGGAGAGATCGATGCTCGAGAGATGAAGGTGCTATACAAGTGTGGTGTAGGTCTGGGATACAAGGACACAGATCTTCCTTACCTGGTCAACCGTATTCAGCACTATATCCTACAAGGGATGGATCGGAATGGGGTCATCGAAGCCATGCTGAGTGAGCAGGTCTGA